The proteins below are encoded in one region of Pseudophryne corroboree isolate aPseCor3 chromosome 8, aPseCor3.hap2, whole genome shotgun sequence:
- the APOOL gene encoding MICOS complex subunit MIC27, whose protein sequence is MVAKIYKLAAVPAGLALTSYGLYAVSDREPKGKCLSPHQLSVYSVPPRQSKYIEEQPSRLQCVFAAVRKSVWPAVTWGKYACDSIKNGVEDTFQFGKDSYVYLKNPPPEFLPRVGIISVSGLAGLVLARKGSRLKKIMYPLGLTALGVSVCYPAQAVILAKVTGKKLYSTSHWTYDSIRSLWKEKPQPQKDYTSPTPAADHQEAVRVEGHSEVSAGETATEQIVMADTEPPVLPESAHLLDVHSAEQTPDSASAEPRQEVKFMPPADLADHGQSNPEDVDMYSTRT, encoded by the exons ATGGTGGCCAAG ATCTATAAGCTGGCTGCAGTGCCCGCTGGCCTCGCCCTCACCTCCTATGGTCTGTACGCTGTGTCCGACCGGGAGCCTAAGGGAAAGTGCCTGAGTCCTCACCAG CTGTCCGTGTACTCTGTTCCTCCCCGACAATCAAAATACATTGAAGAACAGCCAAGCCGTCTGCAGTGCGTCTTTGCCGCTGTGCGCAAATCTGTCTGGCCCGCGGTGACGTGGGGTAAG TATGCCTGTGATTCTATCAAGAATGGAGTGGAGGATACATTCCAGTTTGGGAAAG ACAGTTACGTTTACCTGAAGAATCCACCCCCGGAGTTCCTGCCCAGAGTGGGCATCATATCAGTGAGTGGGCTGGCAGGATTGGTGTTGGCCAGAAAAG GTTCTAGACTGAAGAAAATAATGTACCCCTTGGGTCTGACGGCATTGGGTGTATCCGTTTGTTACCCGGCACAAGCGGTCATTTTAGCAAAG GTAACAGGTAAAAAGTTGTACAGTACAAGTCATTGGACGTACGATTCAATTAGATCTCTATGGAAAGAAAAACCACAGCCACAGAAGGACTATACAAGCCCGACCCCAGCAGCCGACCATCAG GAGGCTGTGAGAGTAGAGGGCCACAGCGAAGTTTCAGCTGGGGAGACTGCAACAGAACAGATTGTCATGGCGGACACAGAGCCGCCCGTTTTACCTGAGTCTGCTCATTTACTAGATGTACACTCAGCAGAGCAGACTCCTGACAGCGCCTCTGCAG AACCCCGTCAGGAGGTAAAGTTTATGCCTCCCGCAGACCTTGCCGACCACGGACAGTCCAACCCTGAGGACGTGGACATGTACAGCACCAGAACCTGA